The following are from one region of the Pseudazoarcus pumilus genome:
- the rplI gene encoding 50S ribosomal protein L9 — translation MQIILLEKVVNLGVLGDIVKVKDGYARNFLIPQGKAKRATEANKAEFETRRAEFERAQAEKLAEAQGIAAKLEGHMVQVERKAGMDGRLFGSVGNADIADALKAQGFDIDRSAIRMPDGPIKQVGDVQVDIALHPDVIAPITVSVLGDQQ, via the coding sequence ATGCAAATCATTCTGCTCGAGAAAGTCGTCAACCTCGGTGTGCTCGGCGACATCGTCAAGGTCAAGGACGGCTACGCCCGTAACTTTCTGATCCCGCAGGGCAAGGCCAAGCGTGCGACCGAGGCCAACAAGGCTGAATTCGAGACGCGCCGCGCCGAGTTCGAGCGCGCCCAGGCCGAGAAGCTCGCCGAAGCGCAGGGCATCGCCGCGAAGCTCGAAGGCCACATGGTCCAGGTCGAACGCAAGGCCGGCATGGATGGCCGCCTGTTCGGCTCGGTCGGCAATGCCGACATCGCCGATGCGCTCAAAGCCCAAGGCTTCGACATCGATCGCAGCGCCATCCGCATGCCGGACGGCCCGATCAAGCAGGTCGGCGATGTACAGGTCGACATCGCGCTGCATCCGGATGTGATCGCGCCGATCACCGTTTCGGTGCTGGGCGACCAGCAGTAA
- the dnaB gene encoding replicative DNA helicase gives MASLPTDFSADPQIGAIRLPPHSIEAEQALIGGILLDNAAWERIADLVSEVDFYRDDHRRIYAHIAKLIDQGKPADVVTVFESLEKSNESERAGGLAYIAEIANSTPSAANIRRYAEIVRERALLRKMVAVGDEIAASALNPSGRDAKSLLDQAEARVFEIAEAGAKDAGGFESIQPLLRKVADRVQELYDRDNPNDVTGVPTGLIDLDEKTSGLQPSDMIIVAGRPAMGKTSFALNIAEHVAVDCGLPVGIFSMEMPGTQLATRFISSIGRIDQTKLRTGRLSDEDWQRLTAAMGRLYEAPIFIDETPGLNPIDLRARARRLARKCGKLGLIVVDYLQLMTGIRDNDNRASELSDISRSVKSLAKELNVPIIALSQLNRSLEQRPNKRPVMSDLRESGAIEQDADIIMFIYRDEVYNPDSPDKGSAELIIGKHRNGPTGMVRLAFRGECTRFDNFVSGVNY, from the coding sequence ATGGCCAGTCTGCCGACCGATTTTTCCGCCGATCCCCAGATCGGCGCGATTCGCCTGCCGCCGCATTCGATCGAGGCCGAGCAGGCGCTGATCGGCGGCATTCTGCTCGACAATGCGGCGTGGGAGCGGATCGCCGATCTGGTCTCGGAGGTGGACTTCTACCGCGACGATCACCGTCGCATCTATGCGCACATCGCCAAGCTGATCGACCAGGGCAAGCCGGCCGACGTCGTCACGGTGTTCGAGTCGCTGGAGAAGTCCAACGAGTCCGAGCGCGCCGGTGGGCTGGCGTACATCGCCGAGATCGCCAACAGTACGCCGTCGGCGGCCAATATCCGGCGTTACGCCGAGATCGTTCGCGAACGTGCTCTCCTGCGCAAGATGGTCGCCGTCGGCGACGAAATCGCCGCGAGTGCGCTCAATCCGTCCGGGCGCGACGCCAAGTCTTTGCTCGACCAGGCCGAGGCCAGGGTCTTCGAGATCGCGGAGGCCGGTGCCAAGGATGCCGGCGGCTTCGAGTCGATCCAGCCCCTGCTGCGCAAGGTCGCCGATCGTGTGCAGGAGCTCTACGATCGCGACAACCCGAATGACGTCACCGGTGTGCCCACGGGTCTGATCGACCTCGACGAGAAGACCTCCGGCCTGCAGCCGTCGGACATGATCATCGTCGCCGGACGCCCGGCCATGGGCAAGACCTCCTTCGCGCTCAACATCGCCGAGCATGTGGCGGTCGATTGCGGTCTGCCGGTGGGCATCTTCTCGATGGAGATGCCGGGCACCCAGCTCGCAACGCGCTTCATCTCGTCGATCGGTCGCATCGACCAGACCAAGTTGCGTACCGGGCGTCTGTCGGACGAGGACTGGCAGCGGCTCACTGCCGCGATGGGACGGCTGTATGAAGCGCCGATCTTCATCGACGAGACGCCAGGGCTGAATCCGATCGACCTGCGTGCTCGCGCGCGCAGGCTCGCCCGCAAGTGCGGCAAGCTTGGTCTGATCGTCGTCGATTACCTGCAGTTGATGACCGGCATACGCGACAACGACAACCGTGCCTCCGAACTGTCCGACATCTCGCGCTCGGTGAAATCTCTGGCCAAGGAGCTCAACGTGCCGATCATCGCGCTGTCGCAGCTCAATCGCAGTCTCGAACAACGCCCCAACAAGCGGCCGGTGATGTCGGACCTGCGCGAATCGGGTGCCATCGAGCAGGATGCGGACATCATCATGTTCATCTACCGCGACGAGGTCTACAACCCGGATTCGCCCGACAAGGGCTCGGCCGAGCTGATCATCGGCAAGCACCGTAACGGCCCGACGGGCATGGTGCGGCTGGCCTTCCGCGGTGAGTGCACCCGCTTCGATAATTTCGTATCCGGCGTAAACTACTGA